One part of the Glycine max cultivar Williams 82 chromosome 14, Glycine_max_v4.0, whole genome shotgun sequence genome encodes these proteins:
- the LOC100784797 gene encoding O-fucosyltransferase 10 produces the protein MKSKTGGNGLTHETVGVGGGCGSSSSPSPPPSPRRHSGGPRCRRRVRPEKNSSESRRLVAGIMARRSLRFFFLLPLVYISGLLMCVGPFSALIGHTLLPGSRYRSHEIFHNLWHDIEGDNSSATELASVWKYKRKLREQKPCPNLTALHREHFVSPGLNGFLIVEANGGLNQQRSAICNAVAVAGLLNAILVIPQLEFHNVWKDPSEFGDIYDEDHFISTLDGYVKVVKELPEALMERHNYNMTNITNIRVQAWAPVSYYLGVVSPILQKEGVIRIAPFANRLAMSVPPHIQFLRCLTNYKALRFSSSISVLGKKLVYRMIEKSSRTDGKYIAVHLRFEEDMVAFSCCVYDGGKAEKLEMDSVREKGWRAKFKRKDRIILPDLNRVNGKCPLTPLEVGMMLRGMGFDNNTSIYLASGKIYHAERYLAPLIKMFPNLYTKESLATSDELAPFMGYSSQLAALDYTVCLSSEVFVTTQGGNFPHFLMGHRRFIYDGHAKTIIPDKRKLVVLLDDVSISWRAFKDQMEDMLTESDRKGIMVPRVRKINRKTSVYTYPLPECRCLQQSLANQIDRNLVILDDYNGTKA, from the exons ATGAAATCCAAAACCGGCGGAAACGGTCTCACTCATGAGACCGTCGGCGTCGGCGGGGGGTGCGGGAGCAGCAGCTCTCCAAGTCCTCCGCCGTCGCCGCGTCGTCACTCGGGTGGTCCGCGGTGCCGGAGGCGGGTGAGGCCGGAGAAGAATTCGTCGGAGAGCCGGCGGCTGGTGGCCGGCATTATGGCGCGGCGGAGCCTCCGGTTCTTCTTCCTGCTGCCGCTGGTGTACATCTCGGGGCTGCTGATGTGCGTGGGGCCCTTCTCCGCCCTCATTGGCCACACTCTTCTCCCCGGCTCTCGCTACCGCAGCCACGAGATCTTCCACAACCTCTGGCACGATATCGAGGGTGATAATTCCTCTGCCACTGAG TTGGCTTCTGTGTGGAAGTATAAAAGGAAGTTGAGGGAGCAGAAGCCATGTCCGAATTTGACGGCATTGCATCGTGAACATTTTG TGTCACCTGGACTGAATGGGTTTTTGATTGTGGAGGCCAATGGGGGTCTTAACCAGCAACGCTCTGCG ATTTGCAATGCTGTGGCTGTGGCTGGACTCCTGAATGCAATACTAGTTATACCTCAGCTTGAGTTTCACAATGTGTGGAAAGATCCAAG TGAATTTGGGGATATATATGATGAAGATCATTTTATATCCACACTTGATGGTTATGTGAAGGTGGTCAAAGAACTGCCTGAGGCACTAATGGAGCGGCATAATTACAATATGACTAATATCACTAACATCAGAGTTCAAGCTTGGGCTCCTGTCAGTTATTACCTTGGAGTTGTTTCTCCTATCTTGCAAAAGGAAGG GGTAATTCGAATAGCTCCATTTGCCAATCGTTTGGCAATGAGTGTCCCTCCACATATTCAATTTCTAAGATGTCTTACTAATTATAAAGCAttgaggttttcttcttcaatatCTGTACTAGGCAAGAAATTAGTTTACCGAATGATTGAGAAGAGCTCAAGGACAGATGGAAAATACATTGCTGTGCATCTTCGTTTTGAGGAG GATATGGTAGCATTCTCTTGTTGTGTATATGATGGAGGAAAGGCagaaaagttggaaatggaTTCAGTTCGAGAAAAAGGGTGGAGggcaaaatttaaaagaaaagaccGTATCATTTTACCTGACCTTAATCGGGTTAATGGAAAATGCCCACTAACCCCTCTAGAG GTTGGTATGATGCTGCGTGGCATGGGATTTGATAACAATACTTCAATATACTTAGCTTCTGGGAAAATATATCATGCAGAGAGATATTTGGCTCctttgataaagatgttcccCAATCTGTATACAAAGGAGTCTCTTGCAACATCAGATGAGCTTGCTCCTTTTATG GGCTATTCCTCCCAATTAGCTGCACTGGACTACACAGTATGCTTGTCTAGTGAGGTTTTTGTAACAACTCAGGGTGGTAACTTCCCCCATTTTTTGATGGGCCATAGAAGATTCATCTATGATGGCCATGCCAAGACAATTATCCCAGATAAGCGCAAGCTTGTTGTTCTTTTGGATGACGTGAGTATTAG TTGGAGAGCTTTCAAGGATCAGATGGAAGACATGCTCACTGAAAGTGACCGCAAAGGAATCATGGTACCTAGAgttagaaaaataaacagaaaaacttCTGTCTACACGTACCCCTTACCAGAATGCAGGTGCCTACAACAGTCTCTTGCCAATCAAATTGACCGCAATCTTGTTATTCTGGATGATTACAACGGAACAAAAGCTTAA
- the LOC100786376 gene encoding nucleoside diphosphate kinase 2, chloroplastic, with protein MEAVCGSFWVTSFLPRSPKSTLPLFRSTHQHLTAFPSQSHLFLYHPPPYANAKTLRARTSFKPAIFLPHLIASLEQVDQTYIMVKPDGVQRGLVGEIISRFEKKGFKLTGLKLFECSKELVEEHYKDLKQKLFFPKLIDYITSGPVMCMAWEGVGVVASARKLIGATYPLQAEPGTIRGDLAVQTRRNVVHGSDNPENGKHEIGKASYAILRTCQWNPTSWADYIVKKVTVNTSPEVGADNLCEVLMIDDKDNSFSTPSFRIRYARQDVILAIMISFYVSYGRYEGKSSAVILNFELFHTPTLEMRLVNDALSPLLFIN; from the exons ATGGAAGCTGTGTGTGGAAGTTTTTGGGTCACATCCTTTCTTCCACGCTCACCCAAGTCTACTCTCCCTCTATTTCGCTCTACTCATCAACACCTAACAGCATTTCCTTCACAATCCCATCTTTTCTTATATCACCCTCCTCCCTATGCCAATGCTAAAACCCTCCGCGCCAGAACCTCCTTCAAACCCGCCATTTTCCTTCCCCACTTAATTGCTTCTTTG GAACAAGTTGACCAGACTTACATAATGGTCAAGCCCGACGGCGTGCAACGTGGCCTC GTGGGAGAAATTatttctaggtttgagaagAAGGGGTTTAAGTTAACCGGCTTGAAGCTCTTCGAGTGCTCAAAGGAATTAGTTGAG GAGCATTACAAGGATCTAAAACAAAAGTTATTCTTCCCCAAGCTAATTGACTATATTACTTCAGGTCCTGTTATGTGTATG GCTTGGGAGGGTGTTGGGGTAGTCGCATCGGCCCGTAAACTTATAGGTGCTACATATCCTCTTCAAGCTGAACCAGGCACAATAAGAGGAGACCTTGCTGTTCAGACACGAAG GAATGTTGTTCATGGCAGTGACAATCCTGAGAATGGCAAGCATGAAATAGGTAAGGCCTCTTATGCTATCCTGAGAACTTGCCAA TGGAACCCCACCTCTTGGGCAGACTATATTGTGAAGAAAGTGACTGTGAATActt CTCCTGAAGTGGGTGCCGACAATTTATGTGAAGTTTTGATGATTGATGATAAAGACAATAGTTTTTCAACGCCGTCATTCCGGATTAGATATGCAAGGCAGGATGTAATTCTTGCTATCATGATCTCATTTTATGTATCTTATGGCAGATACGAG GGAAAATCTTCTGCTGTTATCTTGAACTTTGAGCTCTTTCACACTCCAACACTTGAAATGCGGTTAGTTAATGATGCTCTTTCTCCTCTTCTGTTCATTAACTGA
- the LOC100785861 gene encoding esterase has product FAILMPKQEYFTNAFYTFDIDQNDLTAGFFGNLIVQVNASVPDIINSFSKNVTIDIYISGARSFWIHNTGPISCLPLILANFRSAETDAYDFAKPYNEVAQYFNHKLKEVVVLLRKDLPLAAIIYVNIYSVKYSLFSNPRKYGFRDPLVACCGFGGKYNYNNDVGCAETIEVNGSRIFVGSSTRPSVRVVWDGIHYTEAANKFIFSQISTGAFSDPPLPLNMACHKSVGQPFLGLSCNNLFQFSNLWSRY; this is encoded by the exons TTTGCAATCTTGATGCCCAAACAAGAGTATTTTACTAATGCTTTCTACACGTTTGATATTGATCAAAATGATCTTACTGCTGGCTTTTTTGGAAACTTGATTGTACAAGTCAATGCTTCTGTACCTGATATAATCAATAGTTTCTCAAAAAATGTTACGATA GATATATATATTTCGGGAGCAAGATCATTTTGGATACACAACACAGGACCCATTAGCTGCCTCCCTTTAATTTTGGCCAATTTTCGGTCAGCTGAAACGGATGCTTATGATTTTGCAAAGCCATATAATGAAGTGGCTCAGTATTTCAACCACAAGTTAAAGGAAGTTGTGGTTCTACTTCGCAAAGATCTTCCTTTGGCTGCAATCATATATGTAAATATCTACTCTGTTAAGTACTCTCTTTTCAGCAACCCAAGGAAATATG GATTTAGGGACCCCCTTGTAGCTTGTTGTGGCTTTGGAGGGAAGTATAACTACAATAATGATGTTGGATGTGCAGAAACTATAGAGGTCAATGGAAGTAGAATTTTTGTGGGTTCTTCTACAAGACCATCTGTTAGAGTGGTATGGGATGGGATCCACTACACTGAGGCAGCTAACAAGTTCATCTTTAGTCAAATTTCTACAGGAGCTTTCTCTGATCCACCCCTTCCCTTGAATATGGCATGTCACAAGTC AGTTGGGCAACCTTTTCTGGGACTTTCTTGCAACAATTTGTTCCAATTTTCAAACTTATGGTCAAGATATTAA